The Mustela erminea isolate mMusErm1 chromosome 6, mMusErm1.Pri, whole genome shotgun sequence genome includes a region encoding these proteins:
- the LOC116593522 gene encoding cationic amino acid transporter 3-like, giving the protein MLRQALSKFGQKLVCRRPLEEEVDEFRSGIKLSTLDLVALGVGRTVGVGVYFLANEVASNQAGPSTVICFLVAGLTSLLAGLCYAEFSARVPHCGSAYLYSYITVGELWAFITGWNLILSFVIDAFVMIQAWILTFNTIFENRISETQHEIISQYVPQVIADNLGYFFVVFLFLSMELQHMGRLGFLRVFQGFTSVKLLVLSFCIISGFIKGDLHNWKLTEEDYIQAGLNGTSYLGPLGSGGFMPFGFRGIFRGSATCFYAFIGFSIIVTRVKESHNPQRSIPKGIVISLLICFFVYFGVSASLTLMVPYYQLQPGSTLPEAFLHVGWVPAYYVVAFAIFCSIFVSTYWGFTLPIRWVTSMMAEDGLLFPVLARFAFGTYGRILSTLIFGIIIAIMVFFYGLTDLLDLRSIGTLISYSLVAFCVLIIRYQPERRKEENEEELQEEDEGNEAQVQEEDGGNQTQAQEETVPAVGKLTLQGLFFPGSPTSTPLSGRVVYVCSSLLVLLLTLLCLVLAHWPGLLSGDPGPITVVVLLLVVITGITGVIWRQPQSSSPLPFKVPALPLLPLLSIFVNVCLMMQMSAGTWLKFGVWMLIGFALYFCSGIQQSLVA; this is encoded by the coding sequence GCATAAAACTGAGCACTCTGGATTTAGTGGCCTTGGGTGTGGGCCGCACAGTGGGTGTAGGTGTGTACTTCCTGGCTAATGAGGTGGCCAGTAACCAAGCAGGACCATCCACTGTGATCTGCTTTTTGGTGGCAGGTCTAACATCACTGTTGGCTGGGCTGTGCTATGCGGAATTTAGTGCCCGGGTTCCCCATTGTGGCTCGGCATATCTCTACAGCTACATCACTGTAGGTGAACTCTGGGCTTTCATCACTGGCTGGAACCTCATCCTCTCCTTTGTTATTGATGCATTTGTTATGATTCAGGCCTGGATCTTAACTTTTAACACCATCTTTGAAAACCGGATCTCTGAGACCCAGCATGAGATCATCTCACAGTATGTTCCCCAAGTCATTGCAGACAATCTAGGCTACTTTTTTGTCGTCTTTTTGTTTCTCAGCATGGAGCTGCAGCATATGGGTCGGCTTGGTTTCCTCAGAGTTTTTCAAGGGTTTACTTCGGTGAAGCTTTTGGTTCTCAGCTTTTGCATCATCTCTGGCTTCATTAAGGGGGACCTGCACAACTGGAAGCTCACAGAAGAGGACTACATACAGGCTGGACTCAACGGCACCTCTTACTTGGGCCCTCTGGGCTCTGGAGGATTCATGCCTTTTGGCTTCCGGGGGATTTTCCGTGGATCAGCTACCTGTTTCTATGCATTCATAGGTTTCAGCATTATTGTTACCAGGGTCAAAGAATCCCACAATCCCCAGCGTTCCATCCCCAAGGGCATTGTGATTTCACTGCTCATCTGCTTTTTCGTGTATTTTGGTGTCTCTGCATCACTTACACTCATGGTTCCTTATTACCAACTTCAACCTGGGAGCACCTTGCCTGAGGCATTTCTCCATGTTGGCTGGGTCCCTGCCTACTATGTTGTCGCTTTTGCAATTTTCTGTAGTATTTTTGTCAGCACGTACTGGGGCTTTACGTTACCCATACGTTGGGTGACATCCATGATGGCAGAGGATGGTCTACTGTTTCCAGTCCTTGCCAGGTTCGCTTTTGGCACATATGGCCGTATCTTGTCCACTCTGATCTTTGGCATAATCATAGCAATCATGGTATTCTTCTATGGACTCACTGATCTTCTGGACCTGAGGTCAATTGGCACCCTAATATCTTATTCCTTGGTAGCTTTTTGTGTTCTCATCATCAGGTATCAGcctgaaaggaggaaggaggaaaatgaagaagagcTGCAGGAGGAGGATGAGGGAAATGAAGCACAGGTgcaggaggaggatgggggaaatcAAACACAGGCGCAGGAGGAGACCGTACCTGCAGTAGGGAAGCTGACTTTACAGGGACTATTTTTTCCAGGCAGCCCCACCTCCACTCCACTCTCTGGCCGGGTTGTCTATGTTTGCTCCTCACTGCTTGTTCTGCTGCTGACTCTCCTCTGCCTGGTGCTGGCCCACTGGCCAGGTCTGCTTTCTGGAGACCCAGGGCCGATCACAGTGGTTGTGCTGCTCCTGGTGGTCATCACTGGGATCACTGGGGTCATCTGGAGACAGCCACAGagctcctctccccttccctttaaggtccctgctctgcctctcctcccactcctgaGCATCTTTGTGAATGTTTGCCTTATGATGCAGATGTCAGCTGGCACCTGGCTGAAATTTGGGGTCTGGATGCTGATTGGGTTTGCTCTCTACTTCTGCTCTGGGATCCAGCAAAGCCTGGTAGCTTAA